In Acidovorax sp. GBBC 1281, a single window of DNA contains:
- a CDS encoding multidrug effflux MFS transporter, giving the protein MNPEAHNIWRAPRWALAVLLALLGMLGMLGMLGPFSIDTYIPAFSGIAAALGASPVEMQQTLSAYLFGFAFMTLFHGALSDSFGRRPVVLWGIAVFTLASAGCALSESIGQLVIFRALQGLSAGAGIVVSRAVIRDMFPPAQAQQVMSQVTIYFGVAPAIAPIIGGWLFVHAGWHSVFWFLTGVGATLWLANYRLRPETLHAEQRQPFNARHLLRGYWELGSSPRFLLLALASGVPFNGMFLYVLAAPAFLGDHLGLAPTHFFWFFVLTISGIMGGAWLSGRLAGRIAPKRQIRHGFLIMFSMSILNLLANWLFKAHVSWALLPIAVFAFGWALMVPVVTLLVLDLHPERRGMASSLQAFVGSSANGLVAGVVAPLVMHSTLWLAGASLGMMCVGLGAWVYLHHRWPDVGRTASAG; this is encoded by the coding sequence ATGAACCCTGAAGCCCACAACATCTGGCGCGCACCGCGCTGGGCCCTGGCCGTCCTGCTGGCGCTGCTGGGCATGCTGGGCATGCTGGGCATGCTGGGCCCATTTTCGATCGACACCTACATCCCCGCGTTCTCGGGGATCGCCGCCGCGCTGGGCGCATCGCCGGTGGAGATGCAGCAGACGCTGTCGGCCTACCTGTTCGGCTTCGCCTTCATGACGCTGTTCCACGGGGCGCTGTCGGACAGCTTCGGGCGCAGGCCCGTGGTGCTGTGGGGCATTGCAGTGTTCACCCTGGCGTCGGCCGGCTGCGCCCTGTCGGAGAGCATCGGCCAGCTGGTCATCTTCCGCGCGCTGCAAGGCCTTTCGGCGGGCGCGGGCATCGTGGTGTCGCGCGCGGTGATCCGCGACATGTTCCCGCCCGCCCAGGCGCAGCAGGTGATGAGCCAGGTCACCATCTATTTCGGCGTGGCACCGGCCATCGCACCCATCATCGGCGGCTGGCTGTTCGTGCACGCGGGGTGGCACAGCGTGTTCTGGTTCCTGACAGGCGTCGGCGCGACGCTCTGGCTGGCCAACTACCGCCTGCGGCCGGAAACGCTGCATGCCGAGCAGCGCCAGCCCTTCAATGCGCGGCACTTGCTGCGGGGCTACTGGGAGCTGGGCTCGAGCCCCCGCTTCCTGCTGCTGGCACTGGCCAGCGGCGTGCCGTTCAACGGCATGTTCCTGTACGTGCTGGCCGCGCCGGCCTTCCTGGGCGACCACCTGGGGCTGGCTCCCACGCATTTCTTCTGGTTCTTCGTGCTGACGATCTCGGGCATCATGGGCGGCGCCTGGCTCAGCGGGCGGCTGGCAGGGCGCATCGCGCCCAAGCGGCAGATCCGCCACGGCTTTCTGATCATGTTCTCGATGTCCATCCTGAACCTGCTGGCGAACTGGCTGTTCAAGGCGCACGTGTCCTGGGCGTTGCTGCCCATCGCCGTGTTCGCGTTCGGCTGGGCGCTCATGGTGCCCGTGGTCACCCTGCTGGTGCTGGACCTGCATCCGGAGCGGCGCGGCATGGCCTCGTCGCTGCAGGCCTTCGTGGGGTCGTCCGCCAACGGCCTGGTGGCGGGGGTCGTCGCGCCGCTGGTCATGCATTCCACGCTGTGGCTGGCCGGGGCCTCACTGGGAATGATGTGCGTGGGGCTGGGTGCCTGGGTTTACCTGCATCACCGCTGGCCGGACGTCGGACGCACGGCATCGGCGGGCTGA
- a CDS encoding DEAD/DEAH box helicase, producing the protein MTDTLQVQGEFAPAESSMAVETLESSAIESTESAAVAEDAAPALPNGFVRLGLAPELVQAVADLGYTQPTGVQERAIPLAMGSGDESSQFIDLMVSSQTGSGKTAAFLLPVLHTLIRQQAEADAAARDEFDRSVAEALARGEPAPKRKRKDPTNPRNFKAATPGALILCPTRELAQQVAHDAIELVKHCRGLRVANVVGGIPYQLQIAKLQNANLVVATPGRLLDLQRSMQIKLDQVQFLVVDEADRMLDLGFSDDLAELNQLTAQRQQTMMFSATFAPRIQQLAMRVMHDNGASVKKIQIDSPQEKHANIKQVLFWADNAQHKRKLLDHWLRDTTINQAIVFASTQVECDGLANDLQQEGFSAVALHGALSQGLRNRRLMALRSGQVQVLVATDVAARGIDVPTITHVFNYGLPMKAEDYTHRIGRTGRAGRDGLAVTFAEFRDRRKIFDIEGYSKQQFKSEVVPGLEPQQRAPQARPEFGGRGRQGGYESRDGFSRDRKPAGAGRGGFGGGFAGNDRSGFGGRGAPAPRAAGGGYQGAGGHAAPRDDRGFGGGARRDGDGYGRKPGFGDAARGNGFGGGRNEGGAPRGDFAPRGDFAPRGEFAPRKPAFAKPGAGGGKPFVPHDARKRPARPAR; encoded by the coding sequence ATGACCGACACTTTGCAAGTGCAGGGCGAATTCGCGCCTGCTGAATCTTCCATGGCCGTTGAAACGCTGGAATCGTCCGCGATCGAATCCACTGAATCCGCCGCCGTGGCGGAAGACGCGGCACCCGCGTTGCCCAACGGCTTCGTGCGTCTGGGCCTGGCCCCCGAGCTGGTGCAGGCCGTGGCCGACTTGGGCTACACCCAGCCCACCGGTGTTCAGGAGCGTGCCATTCCCCTGGCCATGGGTTCGGGCGATGAGTCCAGCCAGTTCATCGACCTGATGGTTTCGAGCCAGACCGGCAGCGGCAAGACCGCCGCGTTCCTGCTGCCCGTGCTGCACACGCTGATCCGCCAGCAGGCCGAAGCCGATGCGGCCGCCCGCGACGAGTTCGACCGTTCCGTTGCCGAAGCCCTGGCCCGTGGCGAGCCGGCCCCCAAGCGTAAGCGCAAGGACCCGACCAATCCCCGCAATTTCAAGGCCGCCACCCCTGGCGCCCTGATCCTGTGCCCCACCCGCGAACTGGCCCAGCAAGTGGCCCATGACGCCATCGAACTGGTCAAGCATTGCCGCGGCCTGCGCGTGGCCAATGTGGTGGGCGGCATTCCGTACCAGCTGCAGATCGCCAAGCTTCAGAACGCCAACCTCGTGGTGGCCACGCCCGGCCGCCTGCTGGACCTGCAACGCTCGATGCAGATCAAGCTCGACCAGGTACAGTTCTTGGTGGTGGACGAAGCCGACCGCATGCTCGATCTCGGCTTCTCGGACGATCTGGCCGAACTGAACCAGCTGACCGCCCAGCGCCAGCAGACCATGATGTTCAGTGCCACGTTCGCACCGCGCATCCAGCAACTGGCCATGCGTGTGATGCACGACAACGGCGCTTCGGTGAAGAAGATCCAGATCGACTCCCCGCAGGAAAAGCACGCCAACATCAAGCAGGTGCTGTTCTGGGCCGACAACGCCCAGCACAAGCGCAAGCTGCTGGACCACTGGCTGCGCGACACGACGATCAACCAGGCCATCGTGTTCGCCAGCACGCAAGTCGAATGCGACGGCTTGGCCAACGACCTGCAGCAGGAAGGCTTCTCGGCCGTGGCGCTGCATGGCGCCCTGAGCCAGGGCCTTCGCAACCGCCGCCTGATGGCGCTGCGCAGCGGCCAGGTGCAGGTGCTGGTGGCCACCGACGTCGCTGCCCGCGGCATCGACGTGCCCACGATCACGCACGTGTTCAACTACGGCCTGCCGATGAAGGCTGAGGATTACACCCACCGCATCGGCCGCACCGGCCGTGCAGGCCGCGATGGCCTGGCGGTGACGTTCGCCGAGTTCCGCGATCGCCGCAAGATCTTCGACATCGAAGGCTACAGCAAGCAGCAGTTCAAGTCGGAAGTGGTGCCTGGCCTGGAGCCGCAGCAACGCGCGCCGCAGGCCCGCCCCGAGTTCGGTGGCCGTGGCCGTCAGGGTGGCTACGAAAGCCGTGACGGCTTCTCGCGCGATCGCAAGCCGGCCGGCGCAGGCCGTGGCGGTTTCGGTGGCGGCTTTGCGGGCAACGACCGCAGCGGTTTCGGTGGCCGTGGCGCTCCCGCTCCCCGTGCTGCTGGTGGCGGCTACCAAGGTGCTGGCGGCCATGCCGCTCCGCGCGATGACCGCGGCTTCGGCGGCGGTGCCCGCCGCGATGGCGATGGTTATGGTCGCAAGCCCGGCTTCGGCGACGCAGCCCGTGGCAATGGCTTCGGCGGTGGCCGCAACGAAGGCGGCGCTCCGCGCGGCGACTTCGCTCCGCGTGGTGATTTCGCTCCCCGTGGCGAGTTCGCGCCCCGCAAGCCGGCGTTCGCGAAGCCCGGAGCCGGCGGCGGCAAGCCTTTCGTGCCGCACGATGCACGCAAACGCCCGGCACGCCCTGCCCGCTGA
- the orn gene encoding oligoribonuclease gives MSDIANPTVPVLPKSDQNLVWLDCEMTGLNPETDRLLEIAVVVTGPTLSPRVEGPVLAIHQSDALLNGMDAWNKGTHGRSGLIDKVRASTVTEAEAEQQIIEFLSRYVPKGTAPMCGNSIGQDRRFLVRYMPRLETFFHYRNLDVSTLKELAKRWKPEAYTTFKKAQRHTALADVHESIDELAHYRTHLLAL, from the coding sequence ATGTCCGATATCGCCAACCCCACTGTGCCTGTGCTACCCAAATCCGACCAAAACCTCGTCTGGCTTGACTGCGAAATGACCGGTTTGAACCCGGAAACCGACCGCCTGCTGGAGATCGCCGTCGTGGTCACGGGACCGACCCTCAGCCCTCGTGTTGAGGGCCCCGTGTTAGCCATTCACCAGTCGGATGCGCTGCTCAACGGAATGGACGCATGGAACAAGGGCACACACGGCCGCAGCGGCCTGATCGACAAGGTGCGCGCCTCCACGGTGACCGAAGCCGAGGCAGAGCAACAGATCATCGAATTCCTCTCGCGCTATGTGCCGAAGGGCACGGCGCCCATGTGCGGCAACAGCATCGGACAGGACCGCCGTTTTCTGGTCCGGTACATGCCGCGGCTGGAAACGTTTTTCCATTACCGCAACCTGGATGTCAGCACCCTCAAGGAACTGGCCAAGCGCTGGAAGCCCGAGGCCTACACCACCTTCAAGAAGGCGCAGCGGCACACCGCCCTGGCGGATGTGCACGAGTCGATCGACGAACTCGCTCACTACCGCACCCACCTGCTGGCGCTGTGA
- the cobW gene encoding cobalamin biosynthesis protein CobW codes for MQTSKIPATIVTGFLGSGKTTLLRHILDNADGRRIAVIVNEFGELGIDGEILKGCGIGCDDAGNEREGALYELANGCMCCTVQEEFFPVMKLLAERRDQIDAVLIETSGLALPKPLVQAFQWPEIANVFTVDAVVTVVDTPAAASGQFAANPQAVDALRRADPNLDHESPLHELFEDQLAAADLVVLNKTDLVDADALARVQALVREEIPSSVKVVQSEQGRLPLDVLLGLSKASEASIDQRQSHHDHEEDHDHDEFDAHVIDLPAVDRDRLLTALAGLVEQHAILRVKGFAAIPGKPMRWLLQGVGRRLDHHFDRAWREGEDRRTRLVFIGQALDATALRAGLDGVAA; via the coding sequence ATGCAAACGTCCAAGATTCCCGCCACCATCGTCACCGGCTTCCTGGGCAGCGGCAAGACCACGCTGCTGCGCCACATCCTCGACAACGCCGACGGCCGCCGCATCGCGGTGATCGTCAACGAGTTCGGCGAACTCGGCATCGACGGCGAGATCCTCAAGGGCTGCGGCATCGGCTGCGACGACGCGGGCAACGAGCGCGAAGGCGCCCTCTACGAATTGGCCAACGGCTGCATGTGCTGCACGGTGCAGGAAGAGTTTTTCCCGGTGATGAAGCTGCTGGCCGAGCGGCGCGACCAGATTGATGCGGTGCTCATCGAGACCTCGGGCCTGGCTCTTCCCAAGCCACTGGTGCAGGCCTTCCAGTGGCCGGAGATCGCCAACGTGTTCACCGTGGATGCGGTGGTGACGGTGGTGGACACGCCGGCCGCTGCCAGCGGCCAGTTCGCCGCCAACCCCCAGGCCGTGGATGCCCTGCGCCGCGCGGACCCCAATCTCGACCACGAGTCGCCGCTGCATGAATTGTTCGAGGACCAGCTCGCCGCCGCGGACCTGGTCGTGCTCAACAAGACCGATCTGGTGGACGCCGACGCGCTGGCCCGCGTGCAGGCGCTGGTGCGCGAGGAGATTCCCTCGTCCGTGAAGGTGGTGCAGTCCGAGCAGGGCCGCCTGCCGCTGGATGTGCTGCTGGGCCTGTCCAAGGCATCCGAGGCCTCCATCGACCAGCGCCAGAGCCACCATGACCATGAAGAAGACCACGACCACGACGAGTTCGACGCGCACGTGATCGACCTGCCGGCCGTGGACCGCGACCGCCTGTTGACCGCCTTGGCGGGCCTCGTGGAGCAGCACGCCATCCTGCGCGTGAAGGGCTTCGCCGCCATTCCGGGCAAGCCCATGCGCTGGCTGCTGCAGGGCGTGGGCCGGCGCCTGGATCACCACTTCGACCGCGCATGGCGCGAGGGTGAGGACCGCCGCACGCGGCTGGTGTTCATCGGCCAGGCGCTGGATGCCACCGCGCTGCGTGCCGGGCTCGACGGCGTGGCCGCCTGA
- a CDS encoding sensor domain-containing diguanylate cyclase → MPSSLPSSSDADFEHMFDLAPVSLWLEDYSALKQLFARWRSEGVQDIAEHVRNDPSCLRQYSHCLKVIKVNQRTLELFAAPDQATLEASLGQVFRDDMHEQALPEILQLWSGATEFSNQAVNYTLDGRRLDVQIRGRILPGHEDDWSRVLVSLEDNTAQHQASRALKESELYARGLFENSPVSLWVEDFSAVKRLLDDVRSQGIRDFKTFLKVHPEFVVRCMHEIRVIDVNQETLSMFGADSKEMLLHQIGKVFRGEMQESFAEQLLDLWDGRLFQQREVVNYSLSGDAVNIHMQFAILPEHAHDWSMVLLSLVDITARKKAEAYLEYLGKHDVLTQLRNRAFYVEELNRLTRKGPWPVAVLVIDMNGLKSINDEEGHAAGDAMLRRVGEVLAKAVDAPACAARIGGDEFTVLMPATDERGAHSLMEQISSLLDLNNQFYPGRPLSLSMGTSSASSGDQLEAAVNRADQAMYAEKMRYYQARETDRRRGN, encoded by the coding sequence ATGCCGTCTTCTTTGCCCTCGTCCTCGGACGCGGACTTCGAACACATGTTCGACCTTGCGCCCGTGTCGCTCTGGCTGGAGGACTACAGCGCGCTCAAGCAACTCTTTGCCCGCTGGCGCAGCGAAGGGGTGCAAGACATCGCCGAGCACGTCCGAAACGACCCCTCCTGCCTGCGGCAGTACAGCCATTGCCTCAAGGTCATCAAGGTGAACCAGCGGACGCTGGAGCTGTTCGCCGCGCCGGACCAGGCCACGCTGGAGGCCTCTCTCGGTCAGGTGTTTCGAGACGACATGCACGAGCAGGCCTTGCCCGAGATCCTGCAGCTGTGGTCCGGGGCGACCGAGTTTTCCAACCAGGCGGTCAACTACACGCTCGATGGCCGCCGGCTCGACGTGCAGATCCGCGGACGCATCCTGCCCGGGCATGAGGACGACTGGAGCCGCGTGCTGGTGTCCCTGGAGGACAACACCGCGCAGCACCAGGCAAGCCGTGCCCTGAAGGAGAGCGAACTGTATGCGCGCGGTCTCTTCGAGAATTCGCCGGTGTCGCTGTGGGTGGAGGACTTCAGCGCGGTCAAGCGGTTGCTGGATGACGTGCGTTCGCAGGGCATCCGCGATTTCAAGACCTTCCTCAAGGTGCACCCCGAATTCGTGGTGCGGTGCATGCACGAAATCCGCGTGATCGACGTCAATCAGGAAACCCTGTCGATGTTCGGGGCCGACTCCAAGGAGATGCTGCTGCACCAGATCGGCAAGGTGTTTCGCGGGGAAATGCAGGAGTCCTTTGCGGAGCAGTTGCTGGACTTGTGGGACGGCAGGCTCTTCCAGCAGCGCGAGGTGGTGAACTACTCCCTCTCCGGCGATGCCGTGAACATCCACATGCAATTCGCCATCCTGCCCGAGCATGCGCACGACTGGAGCATGGTGCTGCTGTCGCTGGTGGACATCACCGCGCGCAAGAAGGCAGAGGCGTACCTGGAATACCTGGGCAAGCACGACGTGCTGACCCAGCTGCGCAACCGGGCCTTCTATGTCGAGGAACTGAACCGGCTCACGCGCAAGGGCCCCTGGCCGGTGGCCGTTCTCGTGATCGACATGAACGGCCTGAAGTCGATCAACGACGAAGAAGGCCATGCGGCCGGCGACGCCATGCTGCGCCGCGTGGGCGAGGTGCTGGCCAAGGCCGTGGATGCGCCGGCATGCGCCGCGCGCATCGGCGGCGACGAGTTCACCGTGCTGATGCCCGCCACCGACGAACGCGGTGCCCATTCCCTCATGGAGCAAATCAGTTCGCTGCTGGACCTGAACAACCAGTTCTACCCCGGCCGGCCGCTGAGCCTGTCCATGGGAACGTCAAGTGCCTCGTCGGGCGACCAGCTAGAGGCCGCGGTGAACCGGGCGGACCAGGCCATGTACGCCGAGAAGATGCGCTATTACCAGGCCCGCGAGACGGATCGCCGCCGGGGCAACTGA
- the cobN gene encoding cobaltochelatase subunit CobN gives MHLLSTRPGGFVEDETVITRLDQSPADIVVLSSADTTLALLSAACAELARTQPGFPSVRVANLLYLRQPASLDLYLDEVLRHARVVIVDHLGSESAWPYGIQQIGALARRQGQRLAMFSGDLQEDPHLVERSTLPPSVCHGLWQYLRAGGAGNALQFLRAVAFHGLDHGDAPLPPRSLPQAAVHVPPALGVARPAGHTVPGIDDLRAAWAPGAPVVALVFYRSHLMAGNTAAFDALALALAGQGLNPLPVALDSLKDPLCLSTLQDLCRQHAVQLVLNTTAFAALEEGAALAGDAPVLQVIASGGNREDWWADSQGLRPRDIAMQVVLPEMDGRIVTRAISFKGLSHRCAFTQADVVAYQPEPDRVAFVAALAQRWCRLRGLPNPDKRLALVLANYPGSEGRLGSGVGLDTPASVIGILQRLRAEGYALGDAAAVPADGDALMRVLQQGIANDPAQWPLRPAWQSYALADYRARLDALPEGMAQAIHDRWGPPEADPLLRQGRFMIAGLRQGNVFIGIQPARANAAAPEQDTAGAQDYASYHDAELVPPHGYLAFYFWLRDVFAIDAVVHVGKHGNLEWLPGKSLALSQACWPDAILGPLPHLYPFIVNDPGEGAQAKRRSQAVIIDHLMPPLTRAENHGPLQDLERLVDEYYDALLVDARRATLLRRQILDAVRRQHLLEELDLAAPAGSAPDDDAILARIDAYLCELKETQIRDGLHVFGASPTGRQRRDTLLALARYPAGDGQGAQAGLLQALADDLLPGDPFDPLQIEAAQPWQGPRPQALQAVDASPWRHHGDTRERLELLAQQLLEDGAPAAAWPRTQAVLTRVQGTLAPALDACGGQELGQLLRGLRGLFVPPGPSGSPSRGRPDVLPTGRNFYTLDTRAIPTRTAWELGQQSAQRILERYLQEHGEYPRTLGLSVWGTATMRTGGDDIAQAFALIGVRPRWAAGSQRVVDFEVVPRVGLGRPRIDVTLRISGFFRDAFPGTVQMFDAAVQAVAALEAEDAEENPIRARILEECAALQQRGVDAAAARRQAGWRVFGAPPGHYGSGLNGLFQTGDWQDDGDLARAYVGWSAHAYGQDAAGEPAGDALARRLQGLDVVAQNQDSREHDLLDSSDYYQFQGGMAAAVRHLSGRQPALYHGDHANPQAPRIRTLKEEIGRVVRARVTNPKWIDGAKRHGYKGAFEMAATVDYLFGFDATTRQVSDHHYALVADAYVLDAGTRDFVRTHNPAALRDMLERLLEAMQRGLWQEPGDYRQALQDLLLEHEQAQEGARG, from the coding sequence ATGCACCTGCTGAGCACCCGCCCGGGCGGCTTCGTCGAGGACGAAACCGTCATCACCCGTCTGGACCAGAGCCCGGCGGACATCGTCGTGCTCAGTTCGGCCGACACCACGCTCGCGCTGCTTTCGGCCGCCTGTGCCGAACTGGCGCGCACGCAGCCGGGCTTTCCCTCGGTGCGGGTGGCCAATCTGCTGTACCTGCGCCAGCCCGCGTCGCTGGACCTGTATTTGGACGAAGTGCTGCGCCACGCGCGCGTGGTGATCGTGGACCACCTGGGTTCCGAATCGGCCTGGCCCTACGGCATCCAGCAGATCGGCGCGCTCGCGCGCCGGCAGGGGCAGCGACTGGCCATGTTCTCGGGCGACCTGCAGGAAGACCCGCACCTGGTGGAGCGCAGCACGCTGCCCCCTTCGGTGTGCCATGGGCTGTGGCAGTACCTTCGCGCCGGCGGCGCGGGCAATGCGCTGCAGTTCCTGCGCGCGGTGGCCTTCCACGGGCTGGACCATGGCGATGCGCCGCTGCCGCCGCGCAGCCTGCCGCAGGCCGCCGTGCATGTGCCGCCGGCGCTGGGCGTGGCACGTCCGGCGGGGCACACCGTGCCCGGCATCGACGATCTGCGCGCGGCCTGGGCGCCGGGCGCGCCGGTGGTGGCGCTGGTGTTCTACCGCTCGCACCTCATGGCGGGCAACACCGCGGCGTTCGACGCGCTGGCGCTGGCGCTGGCCGGCCAGGGGCTCAATCCCTTGCCGGTGGCGCTCGATTCGCTCAAGGACCCGCTGTGCCTGTCCACCCTGCAGGACCTGTGCCGCCAGCATGCGGTGCAGCTCGTGCTGAACACCACGGCCTTCGCGGCGCTGGAGGAAGGGGCCGCGCTCGCGGGCGATGCACCGGTGCTGCAGGTGATCGCCAGCGGCGGAAACCGCGAGGACTGGTGGGCGGACAGCCAGGGCCTGCGCCCGCGCGACATCGCCATGCAGGTGGTGCTGCCCGAGATGGACGGGCGCATCGTCACCCGTGCCATCAGCTTCAAGGGGCTGTCGCACCGCTGCGCCTTCACGCAGGCCGACGTGGTGGCCTACCAGCCCGAGCCCGATCGGGTGGCGTTCGTCGCTGCGCTGGCCCAGCGCTGGTGCCGGCTGCGGGGCCTTCCCAACCCGGACAAACGGCTGGCGCTGGTGCTGGCCAACTACCCCGGCAGCGAGGGGCGCCTGGGCAGCGGCGTGGGCCTGGACACACCCGCGTCGGTGATCGGCATCCTGCAGCGCCTGCGCGCCGAGGGTTACGCCCTGGGCGACGCCGCGGCCGTGCCGGCCGATGGCGATGCGCTCATGCGCGTGCTGCAGCAGGGCATTGCGAACGACCCCGCGCAGTGGCCGCTGCGTCCCGCATGGCAGAGCTACGCCCTGGCCGATTACCGCGCGCGGCTGGACGCGTTGCCGGAGGGCATGGCGCAAGCCATCCACGACCGCTGGGGCCCGCCCGAGGCCGACCCGCTGCTGCGCCAGGGCCGCTTCATGATCGCGGGCCTGCGGCAGGGGAATGTGTTCATCGGCATCCAGCCGGCGCGCGCCAATGCGGCGGCGCCAGAGCAGGACACTGCCGGTGCGCAGGACTACGCAAGCTACCACGATGCCGAACTGGTGCCGCCGCACGGCTACCTGGCCTTCTACTTCTGGCTGCGCGACGTGTTCGCCATCGACGCGGTGGTGCACGTGGGCAAGCACGGCAACCTCGAATGGCTGCCCGGCAAGAGCCTGGCGCTGTCGCAGGCGTGCTGGCCCGATGCGATCCTGGGGCCGCTGCCCCACCTGTACCCCTTCATCGTGAACGACCCGGGCGAGGGCGCGCAGGCCAAGCGCCGCAGCCAGGCGGTCATCATCGACCACCTCATGCCGCCGCTCACCCGCGCCGAAAACCACGGCCCGCTGCAGGACCTGGAGCGCCTGGTGGACGAGTACTACGACGCGCTGCTGGTGGACGCGCGCCGCGCCACGCTGCTGCGCCGGCAGATCCTGGATGCGGTGCGCCGCCAGCACCTGCTTGAAGAGCTGGACCTGGCCGCACCGGCCGGCAGCGCGCCGGACGACGATGCCATCCTCGCGCGCATCGACGCCTATCTGTGCGAGCTGAAGGAAACGCAGATCCGCGATGGCCTGCATGTCTTCGGCGCCTCGCCGACGGGGCGCCAGCGGCGCGACACGCTGCTGGCGCTGGCCCGCTACCCGGCCGGCGACGGGCAGGGCGCTCAGGCCGGGCTGCTGCAGGCCCTGGCCGACGACCTGCTGCCCGGCGATCCCTTCGACCCGCTGCAGATCGAGGCGGCGCAGCCCTGGCAGGGCCCGCGGCCCCAAGCGTTGCAGGCAGTGGATGCCAGCCCCTGGCGGCACCACGGCGACACGCGCGAGCGGCTGGAGCTGCTCGCCCAGCAACTGCTGGAGGACGGCGCGCCGGCCGCAGCCTGGCCGCGCACGCAGGCCGTGCTCACGCGGGTGCAGGGCACGCTGGCGCCCGCGCTGGACGCGTGCGGTGGCCAAGAGTTGGGCCAGCTGCTGCGCGGCCTGCGCGGGCTGTTCGTGCCGCCGGGCCCGAGCGGCTCGCCGTCGCGCGGCCGGCCCGACGTGCTGCCCACGGGGCGCAACTTCTACACCCTGGACACGCGCGCCATTCCCACCCGCACCGCCTGGGAGCTGGGCCAGCAGTCCGCCCAGCGCATCCTGGAGCGCTACCTGCAGGAGCACGGCGAGTACCCGCGCACGCTGGGCCTGTCGGTCTGGGGCACGGCCACCATGCGCACGGGCGGCGACGACATCGCCCAGGCCTTCGCGCTGATCGGCGTGCGGCCCCGCTGGGCGGCGGGCAGCCAGCGCGTGGTCGATTTCGAAGTGGTGCCGCGCGTGGGGCTGGGCCGCCCGCGCATCGACGTCACCCTGCGCATCTCCGGCTTTTTCCGCGATGCCTTCCCAGGCACGGTGCAGATGTTCGATGCGGCCGTGCAGGCCGTGGCGGCGCTGGAGGCCGAGGACGCCGAGGAAAACCCCATCCGCGCCCGCATCCTCGAAGAATGCGCCGCGCTGCAGCAGCGGGGCGTGGATGCGGCCGCTGCACGCCGCCAGGCCGGCTGGCGCGTGTTCGGCGCACCGCCCGGCCACTACGGCTCGGGCCTGAACGGCCTGTTCCAGACCGGCGACTGGCAGGACGACGGCGATCTGGCCCGCGCCTACGTGGGCTGGAGCGCCCATGCCTACGGGCAGGACGCCGCGGGCGAGCCTGCGGGCGATGCGCTCGCGCGCCGGCTGCAGGGCCTGGACGTGGTGGCGCAGAACCAGGACAGCCGCGAACACGACCTGCTCGACTCCAGCGACTACTACCAGTTCCAGGGCGGCATGGCCGCCGCCGTGCGGCACCTGTCGGGCCGGCAGCCTGCCCTGTACCACGGCGACCACGCCAACCCGCAGGCGCCCCGCATCCGAACCCTGAAGGAAGAGATCGGCCGGGTGGTGCGCGCGCGCGTCACCAACCCCAAGTGGATCGACGGCGCCAAGCGCCACGGCTACAAGGGCGCCTTCGAAATGGCGGCCACGGTGGACTACCTGTTCGGCTTCGATGCCACCACGCGCCAGGTGAGTGACCACCACTACGCTCTGGTGGCCGATGCCTATGTGCTGGACGCTGGCACGCGCGACTTCGTGCGCACCCACAACCCCGCCGCCTTGCGCGACATGCTCGAGCGCCTGCTAGAGGCCATGCAGCGCGGCCTGTGGCAGGAGCCGGGCGACTACCGCCAGGCGCTGCAAGACCTGCTGCTGGAGCACGAGCAAGCGCAGGAGGGCGCCCGCGGATGA